In a genomic window of Streptomyces koelreuteriae:
- a CDS encoding bifunctional polysaccharide deacetylase/glycosyltransferase family 2 protein, translating to MRRRPDRSPDRSSRPPGPRRTRAPLAPRHRFRIVVPLILLAFVASVLLVEGYTTRGFAGDQEGPGGRPDTGVPRAIAGGGPVVDTTDDHLRTYRTPDRTVVLTFDDGPDPTWTPRIRAVLDRYGVPGTFFVTGQQTARYPEVLRRVVRSGHEIGVHTFSHPDLTTRSARDVDRELSLTQLALAGAAGIHTSLMRMPYSSTPAALDAPEWSLVRSLGEKGYVLAFIDRDTNDWRRPGAREIADAATPTGGRGAVVLLHDAGGDRAQTVEALTTLIPRLQAEGYRFTTLAELVGAETLSSPVDTVDRWSGRVFVAAVTVSSTAVTAVSALLLVVGSLVLARCVLLLVLARHHARRPRPGTGGQAPPPVTRPVSVVIPAYNERLCIPKTLRSLAASEHPVEIIVVDDGSRDGTADLAESLALGNVTVVRQPNSGKPAALNAGVLRASHDLVVMLDADTVFAPSTVGRLVQPFADPRVGAVAGNAKVGNRRRLLGRWQHIEYVMGFNLDRRMYDLLHCMPTIPGAVGAFRAEALRDAGMVSADTLAEDTDLTMALHRAGWEIRYVPDALGWTEAPSSLRELWRQRYRWSYGTMQAAWKHRHALVERGTAGRFGRRGLPLLAVFQILTPLLAPLIDILALYGLVFGDPVTTVLAWCGVLAVQAVCAAYAFHLDGERLRPLWALPLQQVVYRQVMYLVLTQACLTAINGYRLPWQRLKRSGDVMLPPQPSTRRM from the coding sequence ATGCGGCGGCGCCCCGACCGGTCACCCGACCGCTCATCGAGGCCGCCCGGTCCGCGCCGGACCCGAGCGCCCCTGGCACCGCGGCATCGCTTCCGTATCGTCGTCCCCTTGATCCTGCTGGCCTTCGTCGCCTCGGTCCTCCTGGTCGAGGGCTACACCACCAGGGGCTTCGCCGGGGACCAGGAAGGGCCGGGCGGGCGACCGGACACCGGCGTCCCCCGCGCGATCGCGGGCGGCGGCCCGGTCGTCGACACCACCGACGATCATCTGCGCACCTATCGCACACCGGACAGGACCGTCGTCCTGACCTTCGACGACGGCCCCGACCCCACCTGGACGCCCCGCATCCGGGCCGTCCTCGACCGCTACGGAGTGCCCGGCACCTTCTTCGTCACCGGGCAGCAGACCGCCCGGTACCCGGAGGTGCTGCGCCGGGTGGTCCGCTCCGGCCACGAGATCGGCGTGCACACCTTCTCCCACCCGGACCTGACCACCCGCTCCGCGCGCGACGTCGACCGTGAGCTGTCCCTGACCCAGCTCGCGCTCGCCGGGGCCGCCGGCATCCACACCTCGCTGATGCGGATGCCCTACTCCTCGACCCCCGCCGCCCTCGACGCCCCGGAGTGGTCCCTGGTCCGGAGCCTGGGCGAGAAGGGCTATGTCCTGGCGTTCATCGACCGGGACACCAACGACTGGCGGCGGCCGGGCGCCCGGGAGATCGCCGACGCGGCCACCCCGACCGGGGGCAGGGGAGCGGTCGTCCTGCTGCATGACGCGGGAGGGGACAGGGCGCAGACGGTCGAGGCCCTCACGACCCTGATCCCCCGGCTGCAGGCCGAGGGCTATCGCTTCACCACGCTCGCCGAACTGGTCGGCGCCGAGACCCTCAGCAGCCCCGTCGACACGGTGGACCGGTGGAGCGGCCGTGTCTTCGTGGCCGCCGTCACCGTGTCGTCGACGGCGGTGACGGCCGTCAGCGCGCTGCTGCTGGTGGTCGGTTCGCTCGTCCTGGCCCGGTGTGTGCTGCTGCTCGTCCTGGCCCGCCACCACGCCCGCCGCCCACGTCCCGGCACCGGCGGGCAGGCGCCCCCGCCCGTCACCCGGCCCGTCAGCGTCGTCATCCCCGCCTACAACGAGAGGCTGTGCATCCCCAAGACGCTGCGCTCCCTCGCCGCGAGCGAGCACCCCGTCGAGATCATCGTCGTGGACGACGGTTCCCGCGACGGCACCGCGGACCTCGCGGAGTCACTCGCGCTGGGGAACGTCACCGTCGTGAGGCAGCCCAACAGCGGCAAGCCCGCCGCCCTCAACGCCGGTGTCCTGCGGGCCTCCCACGACCTCGTCGTCATGCTGGACGCCGACACCGTCTTCGCCCCCTCGACCGTCGGCCGCCTCGTCCAGCCGTTCGCCGACCCCCGGGTCGGGGCGGTCGCGGGCAACGCCAAGGTCGGCAACCGGCGGCGGCTGCTCGGCCGGTGGCAGCACATCGAGTACGTCATGGGCTTCAACCTCGACCGCCGCATGTACGACCTGCTGCACTGCATGCCTACCATCCCCGGCGCCGTCGGGGCCTTCCGCGCCGAGGCCCTGCGGGACGCCGGGATGGTGAGCGCGGACACCCTCGCCGAGGACACCGACCTCACCATGGCCCTGCACCGGGCCGGGTGGGAGATCCGCTACGTCCCGGACGCGCTCGGCTGGACCGAGGCACCGTCCTCGCTGCGGGAACTGTGGCGCCAGCGCTACCGCTGGAGCTACGGCACGATGCAGGCCGCCTGGAAGCACCGGCACGCGCTGGTCGAGCGCGGCACCGCGGGCCGCTTCGGCCGCCGCGGTCTGCCCCTGCTGGCCGTCTTCCAGATCCTCACCCCGCTGCTCGCCCCGCTGATCGACATCCTGGCCCTGTACGGCCTGGTGTTCGGCGACCCGGTCACGACCGTGCTCGCGTGGTGCGGTGTGCTGGCGGTGCAGGCCGTCTGCGCCGCGTACGCCTTCCATCTCGACGGCGAGCGGCTCCGGCCCCTGTGGGCGCTCCCGCTTCAACAGGTCGTCTACCGCCAGGTGATGTACCTGGTCCTCACCCAGGCCTGTCTGACCGCGATCAACGGCTATCGGCTGCCCTGGCAGCGGCTCAAGCGCAGCGGAGACGTGATGCTGCCTCCGCAGCCCTCGACCCGCCGGATGTGA
- a CDS encoding cellulase family glycosylhydrolase, translated as MFRTLRRALCVAAALLLPLAGTQSAQADADVDVKAGAGYWHTSGRQILDAAGAPVRIAGVNWFGFETANHVVHGLWARDYKSMIDQMKSLGYNTIRMPYSDDILKSGTMPDSVNYDGKNTDLRGLTSLQVLDKIVAYAGQAGLKIVLDRHRPDAAGQSALWYTASVPESTWIANLKALATRYKGNSTVVGIDLHNEPHDPACWGCGDTSRDWRLAAQRAGNAVLSVNPELLIMVEGVQSYNGTNGWWGGNLMGVAQYPVQLDVPNRLVYSAHDYATSVAQQPWFSDSSFPANMPGIWDKYWGYIFKQNIAPVWLGEFGTTLQSTVDQRWLSALVTYLRSTSGSGADSFHWTFWSWNPNSGDTGGILKDDWQTVDTAKDGYLAAIKAPGFAGGGSGPDPGGPGEPGGGAACTAAYTVSSDWGGGFNAEVKVTNTGTKPLASWKVAWTWSGAQKVTSMWNASYTQSGASVTAVNAAHNGSVPVGGSASLGLGGAPGGGAVPSVSCTAT; from the coding sequence ATGTTCCGCACTCTGCGCAGAGCGCTGTGTGTTGCCGCGGCGCTCCTGTTACCGCTGGCCGGCACGCAGTCGGCCCAGGCCGACGCCGACGTCGATGTGAAGGCCGGCGCCGGCTACTGGCACACCAGCGGCCGTCAGATCCTGGACGCGGCCGGAGCGCCCGTCCGGATCGCCGGTGTCAACTGGTTCGGCTTCGAGACCGCCAACCACGTCGTCCACGGCCTGTGGGCCCGCGACTACAAGAGCATGATCGACCAGATGAAGTCGCTGGGCTACAACACGATCCGGATGCCCTACAGCGACGACATCCTCAAGTCCGGCACCATGCCCGACAGCGTCAATTACGACGGCAAGAACACCGACCTGCGCGGACTGACCTCGCTCCAGGTCCTGGACAAGATCGTGGCGTACGCCGGACAGGCCGGGCTCAAGATCGTCCTCGACCGGCACCGCCCGGACGCGGCCGGACAGTCGGCCCTCTGGTACACGGCGTCGGTGCCCGAGTCGACCTGGATCGCCAATCTCAAGGCCCTGGCCACGCGGTACAAGGGCAACTCCACCGTCGTCGGCATCGACCTGCACAACGAGCCCCATGATCCGGCCTGCTGGGGCTGCGGCGACACCTCCCGTGACTGGCGTCTGGCCGCCCAGCGCGCGGGCAACGCGGTGCTGTCGGTCAACCCCGAGCTGCTGATCATGGTCGAGGGCGTGCAGTCGTACAACGGCACGAACGGCTGGTGGGGCGGCAACCTCATGGGCGTGGCGCAGTACCCGGTCCAGCTCGACGTGCCGAACCGGCTGGTGTACTCGGCCCACGACTACGCCACCTCGGTGGCCCAGCAGCCCTGGTTCAGCGACTCGTCGTTCCCCGCGAACATGCCGGGGATCTGGGACAAGTACTGGGGTTACATCTTCAAGCAGAACATCGCCCCGGTGTGGCTCGGCGAGTTCGGTACGACGCTCCAGTCGACGGTGGACCAGCGGTGGCTGTCCGCGCTGGTGACGTATCTGCGGTCGACGTCGGGCTCCGGCGCCGACAGCTTCCACTGGACGTTCTGGTCCTGGAACCCCAACTCCGGCGACACGGGCGGCATCCTGAAGGACGACTGGCAGACCGTGGACACCGCCAAGGACGGCTACCTCGCGGCGATCAAGGCGCCGGGCTTCGCGGGCGGCGGTTCCGGGCCGGACCCCGGCGGGCCCGGAGAGCCCGGTGGCGGGGCCGCCTGCACCGCCGCCTACACGGTGAGCAGCGACTGGGGCGGCGGCTTCAACGCCGAGGTGAAGGTGACCAACACGGGCACGAAGCCGCTGGCCTCGTGGAAGGTCGCCTGGACGTGGAGCGGCGCGCAGAAGGTCACCAGCATGTGGAACGCCTCGTACACACAGAGCGGGGCGAGCGTGACGGCGGTGAACGCCGCGCACAACGGGAGCGTCCCGGTGGGAGGTTCGGCGAGCCTCGGCCTGGGCGGAGCGCCCGGGGGCGGGGCGGTGCCGAGTGTGAGCTGTACGGCGACCTGA
- the serC gene encoding phosphoserine transaminase — MAEIQIPADIKPADGRFGAGPSKVRTEALDALAATGTSLLGTSHRQAPVKNLVGRVREGIRELFQLPDGYEVVLGNGGSTAFWDIATHGLIENKSQHLTFGEFSSKFAKAAKLAPWLADPDVISSDPGTHPEPVAEAGVDVYAFTHNETSTGVAAPIKRVQGADEGSLVLVDATSGAGGLPVDIAETDVYYFAPQKSFASDGGLWIGVFSPAAIERAERIHASGRHIPEFFSLPTAIDNSRKNQTYNTPALATLFLLNDQLEWINGQGGLDWSVRRTATSARTLYGWAEDVKYANPFVTDPAKRSQVIGTIDFTDDVDAAAVAKVLRANGIVDTEPYRKLGRNQLRVAMFPAIDPADVEALTKCVDYVIEKL; from the coding sequence GTGGCTGAGATCCAGATTCCCGCTGACATCAAGCCCGCCGACGGACGTTTCGGCGCGGGCCCCTCCAAGGTGCGGACGGAAGCGCTGGACGCGCTGGCCGCGACCGGCACCTCCCTCCTCGGCACCTCCCACCGCCAGGCCCCGGTCAAGAACCTGGTCGGCCGGGTGCGCGAGGGCATCCGTGAGCTGTTCCAGCTCCCCGACGGCTACGAGGTGGTCCTCGGCAACGGCGGCTCCACCGCGTTCTGGGACATCGCGACGCACGGCCTGATCGAGAACAAGTCGCAGCACCTCACCTTCGGCGAGTTCTCCTCCAAGTTCGCCAAGGCCGCGAAGCTCGCCCCCTGGCTCGCCGACCCGGACGTCATCTCCAGCGACCCGGGCACGCACCCCGAGCCGGTCGCCGAGGCGGGCGTGGACGTCTACGCCTTCACCCACAACGAGACCTCGACCGGTGTCGCCGCCCCCATCAAGCGGGTGCAGGGTGCCGACGAGGGTTCCCTCGTCCTGGTCGACGCCACCTCCGGCGCCGGCGGCCTGCCCGTCGACATCGCCGAGACGGACGTCTACTACTTCGCCCCGCAGAAGTCCTTCGCCTCCGACGGCGGCCTGTGGATCGGCGTCTTCTCCCCGGCGGCGATCGAGCGCGCGGAGCGCATCCACGCCTCCGGCCGCCACATCCCGGAGTTCTTCTCGCTGCCCACGGCGATCGACAACTCCCGCAAGAACCAGACGTACAACACCCCGGCCCTCGCCACGCTGTTCCTCCTCAACGACCAGCTGGAGTGGATCAACGGCCAGGGCGGCCTGGACTGGTCGGTGCGCCGCACGGCCACGTCCGCGCGGACGCTGTACGGCTGGGCCGAGGACGTCAAGTACGCGAACCCGTTCGTCACCGACCCGGCCAAGCGCTCCCAGGTCATCGGCACGATCGACTTCACCGACGACGTCGACGCCGCCGCCGTCGCCAAGGTCCTGCGCGCCAACGGCATCGTCGACACCGAGCCGTACCGCAAGCTCGGCCGCAACCAGCTGCGTGTCGCGATGTTCCCGGCGATCGACCCGGCGGACGTCGAGGCGCTCACGAAGTGCGTCGACTACGTGATCGAGAAGCTTTGA
- a CDS encoding ABC transporter permease, translating to MSAIDLSTPSTRGGTYWLLSDCWNIVRRGLTHYQRQPVNIAWQLGFPILSVLLYGYVFGSAMKVPGGGDYQDFLMPGMFAMTMAFGFINTATVVVYDSTKGVIDRFRSMPMSSSAVVAGRGVTDLIVACAELAIMMLTALAMGWRPDGGLGFLGAFGLLLWLRFSLIWIGVWLGLIVPNPEAAGGLFAVAFPFTMISSIFVAPQLMPDWLGWVAVWNPISSTAAATRELFGTPVGGDTWVEQHALLMAGVWPVILTAIFLPLAVRRFKKLSR from the coding sequence GTGAGCGCCATCGACCTGAGCACGCCGAGCACGCGCGGCGGTACGTACTGGCTGCTCTCCGACTGCTGGAACATCGTCCGCCGCGGCCTGACCCACTACCAGCGCCAGCCCGTCAACATCGCCTGGCAGCTCGGCTTCCCGATCCTGTCCGTGCTGCTCTACGGCTATGTCTTCGGCAGCGCCATGAAGGTGCCCGGCGGCGGGGACTACCAGGACTTCCTGATGCCGGGCATGTTCGCGATGACCATGGCGTTCGGCTTCATCAACACGGCCACGGTGGTGGTGTACGACTCCACCAAGGGCGTCATCGACCGCTTCCGCTCCATGCCGATGTCGTCCTCGGCGGTGGTGGCCGGGCGCGGGGTCACCGATCTGATCGTCGCCTGCGCCGAGTTGGCGATCATGATGCTCACCGCGCTCGCCATGGGCTGGCGTCCGGACGGCGGGCTGGGCTTCCTCGGGGCGTTCGGGCTGCTGCTGTGGCTGCGCTTCTCGCTGATCTGGATCGGCGTGTGGCTCGGTCTGATCGTGCCCAACCCGGAGGCGGCGGGCGGCCTCTTCGCGGTCGCCTTCCCCTTCACGATGATCTCCAGCATCTTCGTCGCGCCGCAGCTCATGCCCGACTGGCTGGGCTGGGTGGCGGTCTGGAACCCGATCTCCTCCACGGCGGCGGCGACCCGCGAGCTGTTCGGCACGCCGGTCGGCGGTGACACCTGGGTCGAGCAGCACGCGCTGCTGATGGCCGGGGTGTGGCCGGTGATCCTGACGGCGATCTTCCTGCCGCTCGCGGTACGGCGGTTCAAGAAGCTCAGCCGGTAG
- a CDS encoding alpha/beta hydrolase, whose protein sequence is MRRSAAVLCGATVVLAGTLTAAPASADASRSATTAQAAKVTWKKCATDDSPTMQCASVKVPLDYAKPNGKQITLALSRVPHTASKYQGPLLVNPGGPGGSGLSLAGFVASSLPKEVAAQYDVIGFDPRGVGESKPALDCKPGHFDPVRPDSVPSTPAIEKANLARAKSFAQACGTKYKDVLPYINTVSAVKDMDSIRKALGAKKINYFGYSYGTYLGAVYAKLFPERVRRLVLDSIVDPTGVWYDANIKQDYAFDKRHKALMAWIAKYDSTYKLGTDPKKIEAKWYAMRAALAKKPAGGKVGASELEDIFIPGGYNNAYWPTLAETFAAYVNKKDTAALVKAYDNIAAIDASGDNGYSVYTSVQCRDASWPRDWNQWRKDNWAVYEKAPFMAWNNAWYNAPCAFWPTKSQKPVNVSNSKLPPALLFQATDDAATPYQGGVTMNRLLKGSSLVVEQGGGNHGITLGGNACLDKHLAAYLTNGKVPHGSGTADAVCKKLADPKPQAAAAKASSAAGKALSGILGFGG, encoded by the coding sequence ATGAGAAGAAGCGCAGCCGTACTGTGCGGCGCGACCGTCGTGCTGGCCGGGACCCTCACCGCGGCTCCCGCCAGCGCCGACGCGTCGCGGTCCGCGACAACCGCCCAGGCCGCGAAGGTCACCTGGAAGAAGTGCGCCACGGACGACTCCCCGACGATGCAGTGCGCGTCGGTGAAGGTCCCGCTCGACTACGCGAAGCCGAACGGGAAGCAGATCACGCTGGCGCTCTCCCGGGTGCCGCACACCGCCTCCAAGTACCAGGGCCCGCTCCTGGTCAACCCCGGCGGCCCCGGCGGCAGCGGCCTGTCGCTGGCCGGTTTCGTCGCCTCCTCCCTGCCCAAGGAGGTCGCGGCCCAGTACGACGTCATCGGCTTCGACCCGCGCGGCGTGGGCGAGAGCAAGCCCGCCCTGGACTGCAAGCCGGGCCACTTCGACCCGGTGCGCCCCGACTCCGTGCCCAGCACGCCCGCGATCGAGAAGGCCAACCTCGCGCGCGCCAAGTCCTTCGCCCAGGCCTGCGGCACGAAGTACAAGGACGTCCTGCCGTACATCAACACGGTCAGCGCCGTGAAGGACATGGACTCCATCCGCAAGGCCCTCGGCGCGAAGAAGATCAACTACTTCGGCTACTCGTACGGCACCTATCTCGGCGCCGTCTACGCCAAGTTGTTCCCCGAGCGCGTGCGGCGCCTGGTGCTGGACTCGATCGTCGACCCGACCGGGGTCTGGTACGACGCCAACATCAAGCAGGACTACGCCTTCGACAAGCGTCACAAGGCGCTGATGGCCTGGATAGCCAAGTACGACTCCACGTACAAGCTCGGCACCGATCCGAAGAAGATCGAGGCCAAGTGGTACGCCATGCGGGCGGCCCTCGCCAAGAAGCCGGCCGGCGGCAAGGTGGGCGCCTCCGAACTGGAGGACATCTTCATACCCGGCGGGTACAACAACGCCTACTGGCCCACCCTCGCCGAGACGTTCGCGGCCTACGTCAACAAGAAGGACACCGCCGCGCTGGTCAAGGCGTACGACAACATCGCCGCCATCGACGCCTCCGGCGACAACGGCTACAGCGTCTACACCTCCGTGCAGTGCCGTGACGCCTCCTGGCCGCGCGACTGGAACCAGTGGCGCAAGGACAACTGGGCCGTGTACGAGAAGGCCCCGTTCATGGCCTGGAACAACGCCTGGTACAACGCGCCGTGCGCCTTCTGGCCGACGAAGTCGCAGAAGCCGGTGAACGTCTCCAACTCCAAGCTCCCGCCTGCCCTGCTGTTCCAGGCGACGGACGACGCGGCCACCCCGTACCAGGGCGGCGTCACCATGAACCGTCTGCTGAAGGGCTCCAGCCTGGTCGTGGAGCAGGGCGGCGGCAACCACGGCATCACGCTGGGCGGCAACGCCTGCCTCGACAAGCACCTGGCGGCCTACCTCACCAACGGCAAGGTGCCGCACGGCAGCGGCACGGCCGACGCGGTCTGCAAGAAGCTGGCCGACCCCAAGCCGCAGGCCGCCGCGGCGAAGGCGTCGAGCGCGGCCGGCAAGGCCCTGAGCGGGATCCTGGGCTTCGGCGGCTGA
- a CDS encoding ATP-binding cassette domain-containing protein, with amino-acid sequence MDGYAVRAEALEKRYGEKRALDGFDLAVREGTVHGLLGPNGAGKTTAVRILSTLIRLDGGSATVAGLDVARQPREVRARIGLTGQYAAVDEVLTGRQNLEMFGRLFHLGGKRARVRAGELLEQFDLADAGDKGVGKYSGGMRRRLDLAASMILAPAVLFLDEPTTGLDPRSRGEVWESVRALVAGGTTVLLTTQYLEEADKLASRITVIDQGRAIADDTPDGLKNLVGGDRIEVVVAERSEIPRVVKVVARVTDGEPEADETELRVHAPVVDRVTALTEVARTLQDEGVRVEDIGLRRPSLDDVFLRLTGHRTEKEAAA; translated from the coding sequence ATGGACGGATACGCGGTACGGGCCGAGGCGCTGGAGAAGCGGTACGGCGAGAAACGCGCCCTCGACGGCTTCGACCTGGCCGTGCGCGAGGGCACGGTGCACGGTCTGCTCGGGCCGAACGGCGCGGGCAAGACCACCGCCGTGCGCATCCTGTCCACGCTGATCCGGCTGGACGGGGGCAGCGCGACGGTCGCCGGGCTCGACGTGGCCCGGCAGCCGCGCGAGGTCCGGGCCCGGATCGGGCTCACCGGGCAGTACGCGGCGGTCGACGAGGTGCTCACGGGCCGGCAGAACCTGGAGATGTTCGGCCGCCTGTTCCATCTGGGCGGCAAGCGGGCCAGGGTCCGGGCCGGTGAACTGCTGGAGCAGTTCGACCTGGCCGACGCCGGCGACAAGGGCGTGGGCAAGTACAGCGGCGGTATGCGCCGCCGCCTCGACCTCGCCGCGTCGATGATCCTCGCGCCGGCCGTGCTCTTCCTCGACGAGCCGACGACGGGCCTGGACCCGCGCAGCCGGGGCGAGGTCTGGGAGTCCGTACGGGCACTGGTGGCGGGCGGCACCACGGTGCTGCTGACCACGCAGTATCTGGAGGAGGCCGACAAGCTCGCCTCGCGCATCACCGTCATCGACCAGGGGCGGGCCATCGCCGACGACACCCCGGACGGGCTGAAGAACCTGGTCGGCGGCGACCGGATCGAGGTCGTGGTCGCCGAGCGGTCCGAGATCCCGCGGGTGGTGAAGGTCGTCGCCCGGGTCACGGACGGCGAACCCGAGGCGGACGAGACCGAGTTGCGGGTGCACGCCCCCGTCGTCGACCGGGTCACCGCGCTCACCGAGGTGGCGCGGACCCTCCAGGACGAGGGCGTCCGCGTCGAGGACATCGGGCTGCGCAGGCCGAGCCTCGACGATGTGTTCCTGCGTCTGACCGGACACCGCACCGAGAAGGAGGCCGCGGCGTGA